From the Tachyglossus aculeatus isolate mTacAcu1 chromosome 21, mTacAcu1.pri, whole genome shotgun sequence genome, one window contains:
- the GPR146 gene encoding probable G-protein coupled receptor 146 — protein sequence MWSCEVSNGTRISEDQYLCHDFHLILSVFSLLYLIICFPIGLCYNALLILVNLYNKATMTMPDVYFVNIAIAGLIINAVAPMYLLGPDNTKWAIWNVNNEVYITLLILFNVSSLVIMYSTTLLSLDYFIERALPRTYMSSVYNTKHVCGFIWGGAMLTSFSSLLFYICNHVSTKIIECSKMQNKEAADAIMVFIGYVVPAVAVLYALVLILRIRKETTPLDHDTGRLDPSVHRLLIATICTQFALWTPYYMTLLLNTFVFPQGKYVDGNHLQILHFVMDVSKFLAFSSSFVMPLLYRYINKNFPHKLRRLIKKMHCGNQRCSHDRSAVQQVMT from the coding sequence ATGTGGAGCTGTGAAGTGTCTAATGGTACCAGGATCAGTGAGGACCAGTACCTCTGCCATGATTTCCACCTTATCCTCTccgtcttctccctcctctaccTCATCATCTGCTTTCCCATTGGCCTTTGCTACAATGCTCTCCTGATCCTGGTCAACCTGTACAACAAGGCCACCATGACGATGCCCGACGTTTACTTCGTGAACATCGCTATCGCTGGCCTCATTATCAACGCGGTGGCCCCGATGTACCTCCTGGGGCCTGACAACACAAAGTGGGCCATCTGGAACGTTAACAACGAAGTTTATATCACCTTGCTGATCCTGTTCAACGTTTCGTCCCTGGTGATCATGTACTCGACCACCCTGCTCAGCTTGGACTACTTCATTGAGCGGGCTCTGCCACGGACTTACATGTCCAGTGTGTACAATACAAAACACGTCTGCGGGTTTATCTGGGGCGGGGCGATGCTTACcagcttttcctccctcctcttctacaTCTGCAACCATGTATCCACTAAAATTATTGAGTGCTCTAAAATGCAAAACAAGGAAGCTGCTGATGCCATCATGGTGTTCATCGGGTACGTGGTCCCAGCCGTTGCTGTTCTGTATGCACTGGTGTTGATTTTACGAATACGCAAGGAGACCACCCCGCTTGACCATGATACCGGAAGGCTGGATCCATCTGTGCACAGACTTTTGATCGCCACAATCTGTACCCAGTTTGCATTATGGACCCCTTATTACATGACTCTTCTGCTAAACACATTTGTCTTCCCCCAGGGGAAGTATGTAGATGGCAATCATCTACAGATTCTACATTTCGTCATGGACGTGTCAAAATTCTTGGCGTTTTCAAGCAGTTTTGTGATGCCGCTGCTCTACCGCTATATCAACAAAAACTTTCCTCATAAACTACGGCGGCTCATTAAGAAAATGCACTGTGGGAACCAGAGGTGTTCTCACGATCGTTCGGCTGTACAGCAAGTGATGACGTAA